In the Styela clava chromosome 8, kaStyClav1.hap1.2, whole genome shotgun sequence genome, one interval contains:
- the LOC120346196 gene encoding uncharacterized protein LOC120346196 — protein sequence MASDMHIVSTHLTPLKDRGLATALLRISERRSLKDEFDVEKVVYCAAEEPFKGWTNAAPSARYSVASRPREVGQGLKKKRGIRKSKILEAKDSLTDLYAEIVGMTTRADGHYHASATIQELYEEYKKRQGIEDHIKIKSMIDPITFRYIPRDERTDEISDDGSIADIKLPVLKMTHANKQTKLLEVLENFMSRKSDENGKRIDTEQFSVKGRDAASFYDKYKWYFKDKQGGLSRNIKIKRPGRHRNIKKRVVDGKTYYSESGSEESMKKNRRKRRHSYPPTYVIKVKDENSKTTAEETITFEKKTDYGLSAPGAPGIDRWVARVVIRDSQDQDDGESYTSTTASQISENAIRNKTNKLQNRATKQFAKNTDSAKQPDYRLPSKRGKKRPNKRLPRSFYDLYHISAVETAKVSMKYNVSVGKRQGTLPELETEQHSDDIVATSNKDIKSNHISKTLKPTPIHSMKHVESTNTLKLNSRKVVPVSKKSNVLDTISDENEDAQSQVNSKNKSDIALPPLQAKRPPIVSKDSIHKPKKRKKTDSKKSQKDDDGIFSLPRTLESSEERQIKTPSSSTFNPDRMFQQMRDTADFITKASTLSKSSKSIQSSPRFLSKIEDARTSDVTSSNTKYEEGSRKPLHPRHNKNRAQDKLQQLIDEEKLLVSQVIKQINTSLQEENLNFQKTPVPEVIQDALSTAIAKTRLAEIHGTAFPGNSGSRTLNMQNVIKRRVVPPVKGKSSVPTAMVGSGESFFITDTIKHAANKPTISTLRQSGLNKKPDGKKPQISNAVRSLSKERNESFKRNKLQPGVRFVAEGDLLLANRRAFAPAVPGIFEASISSIKPARRIANVNQPFDIRQRA from the exons ATGGCTTCGGATATGCACATTGTATCGACACATCTTACACCGTTAAAAGACAGAGGACTCGCTACTGCCCTTTTGCGTATCAGTGAACGAAGATCATTAAAAGATGAATTTGATGTGGAAAAAGTTGTCTACTGTGCAGCTGAAGAACCTTTCAAAGGATGGACGAACGCCGCTCCATCTGCTAG GTATTCCGTAGCGAGCAGACCTAGAGAAGTCGGACAAGGATTGAAAAAGAAGAGAGGAATTCGAAAGTCGAAAATTCTTGAAGCGAAAGACAGTCTCACTGACTTATATGCCGAAATTGTGGGAATGACAACAAGAGCTGATGGACATTATCATGCATCTGCAACTATACAAGAATTATATGAAGAGTACAag AAGAGACAGGGAATTGAAGatcacataaaaataaaaagtatgatCGATCCCATAACTTTTCGATACATACCAAGAGATGAAAGAACAGACGAAATTTCGGACGATGGCTCGATCGCAGATATCAAACTTCCCGTACTAAAG ATGACACAtgcaaacaaacagacaaaattGCTAGAAGTTCTTGAAAATTTTATGAGCAGAAAATCAGATGAAAATGGCAAACGAATAGACACTGAACAATTTTCAGTCAAAGGAAGAGATGCTGCTTCGTTTTACGATAA ATACAAGTGGTATTTTAAAGACAAGCAAGGAGGTTTATCACGAAACATAAAGATAAAACGCCCAGGGAGACatcgaaatattaaaaaaagagtCGTCGATGGTAAGACCTATTATTCTGAAAGTGGATCTGAGGAATCGATGAAGAAAAATCGTAGAAAAAGGAGGCATTCATATCCGCCAACTTATGTGATTAAAGTAAAAGATGAAAACAGCAAGACAACTGCCGAAGAAACAATAACCTTTGAAAAGAAAACGGATTATGGATTAAGTGCTCCCGGAGCGCCTGGAATAGACCGTTGGGTAGCCAGAGTCGTTATTAGAGATTCACAAGATCAAGATGACGGTGAATCATATACATCAACAACAGCTTCACAAATCTCAGAAAATGCCATacgaaataaaacaaataaacttcAAAATCGGGCCACAAAACAGTTCGCCAAGAACACTGACAGTGCAAAACAGCCAGATTATAGACTCCCCAGCAAAAGAGGCAAAAAACGTCCAAATAAACGTCTCCCGAGAAGTTTTTATGATTTGTATCATATATCAGCTGTGGAAACTGCTAAGGTTTCAATGAAATATAATGTTTCTGTGGGAAAAAGACAAGGAACACTGCCAGAACTAGAAACCGAACAACATTCGGATGATATAGTTGCTACATCAAACAAAGATATAAAAAGCAACCACATTTCAAAAACTTTAAAACCGACTCCCATTCATTCTATGAAACACGTAGAATCGACGAATACATTGAAACTTAATTCTAGGAAAGTTGTTCCTGTGTCTAAAAAGTCAAACGTCCTCGATACGATATCTGACGAAAACGAAGACGCGCAATCGCaagtaaattcaaaaaataaatcagaCATAGCCCTTCCGCCATTACAAGCAAAACGACCTCCAATAGTTTCTAAAGACTCAATCCACAAACCAAAGAAACGGAAAAAAACAGACAGTAAAAAGTCACAAAAAGACGACGATGGTATATTTTCTTTACCAAG AACCCTGGAATCGTCCGAGGAAAGGCAAATAAAAACACCGTCTTCTTCCACCTTTAATCCCGACAGAATGTTCCAGCAAATGCGAGATACTGCCGACTTTATAACCAAAGCATCGACGTTATCCAAGTCCAGCAAGTCCATTCAGTCATCGCCCAGG tttttgtcaaaaattgaagaCGCAAGGACAAGCGATGTTACTTCTTCCAACACAAAATACGAAGAAGGATCAAGAAAACCACTGCATCCTCGACATAACAAAAATAGGGCTCAAGATAAATTGCAACAACTTATCGACGAAGAAAAATTGTTGGTCAGCCAAGttataaaacaaattaacaCAAGCTTGCAagaagaaaatttaaatttccag AAAACTCCAGTTCCAGAAGTCATTCAGGATGCATTATCAACTGCGATTGCTAAAACAAGATTAGCCGAGATTCATGGAACTGCATTTCCT GGAAATTCTGGATCACGGACTCTGAATATGCAAAACGTCATTAAAAGGCGTGTTGTTCCTCCGGTTAAAGGAAAATCTTCAGTTCCCACAGCCATGGTCGGATCTGGAGAAAGTTTTTTCATCACAGACACTATAAAACATGCCGCCAACAAGCCGACAATTTCCACATTACGACAGAGTGGACTGAACAAAAAGCCGGATGGAAAAAAACCTCAGATATCAAACGCGGTTCGGTCATTATCTAAAGAAAGGAATGAATCTTTCAAAAGGAACAAACTTCAGCCTGGGGTTCGATTTGTTGCCGAGGGCGATTTGTTACTTGCTAATCGCCGTGCATTTGCGCCAGCAGTTCCAGGAATTTTTGAAGCTTCAATTTCATCAATCAAACCTGCGAGAAGAATTGCAAACGTTAATCAACCATTTGATATTCGACAAAGGGCTTGA
- the LOC120346182 gene encoding uncharacterized protein LOC120346182: MRLWIAALMVVVTTNSALSWDEIETSIQADRVHDIVKRQAVVECLDLKGYCKQWAKRGHCARPKYRAYMRKNCKVSCGLCKETKVIVTTTAPEECVDNHRSCAKWKEQKYCENAKYRTFMKQKCRKTCQFCQDTSVSTTKMSKASTIIPTTIEDTTLVSTTTEGTTTPASTTELPTAQSTTVEPTTEQSETSTTKTTTPKPTTTESLLEETTLHTTDKTGTTEYVQTTMLDTTADPTTEAFETTPRDATTESERTSTRTTVVELEETTLFEKTTVVDQTTYEQQTTGVVTTGAELTTDFTLPLLSTTAMPTTTEATPEITPIWQEECVDNLPQCGAVASYCGILDVRIQCRKTCGFCQTSTAAAFVTQPQTTTSEKQTTTEMTTEFISTTTTDATTETSTNVKSEYTTPEPKETTPLITATQTVCTDSMPRCAAFVNYCKASEYVREVCPLTCDNCQGRIKVTETTEATSLTSAVSTTQKPVNFTTVNQTTQTAVVTDNNMTTSIEDLAEVTKGKLNSTDNIDDFSSTVTSSTEIIPESKITVNSTIIATTGNAINTSTLPEEEYVSAEINLGSTEVTFLLSTQGSTDSNSKTTGAAVPEITTSMLVTVPSSETQQPTKSPSISSTLDVNIENDTEALTTMQAPTTITISTAAFVKNSTIASTTSAGTEECADKFEVCSSYSKVLCATAAFERNCLRYCGVCDSLEEVLTTAIPLYSNLTTISPGSCEDSGSKCSEYKKYCTMSEDVRKHCMKTCNSCDEFGKAITSPVPSCTDYSTECPKMKSYCIGSTVSEDVRAQCPKTCSLCDVEATTSQDQSDVTITTAVPSVKETTTKIDVTTKPDCRDHFGQCDKLISFCGTREQVKSSCPLTCGICTPTTSTNPVTSTAEITHLATSMPTTAVTFRPTTTSPQITTPEPEIEKCEDKFARCGDIYSKCNEPDSIEYLRVSCRKTCGFCKVNASEIEHYRKEWGAWGPCSTTCGQGTQTRRQACVDPNVICPRDMPTEQRGCQLRECIECENRLADASCEKYKRRGACGMPAITGLCMKTCDQCEDSSITLPVQEPQQGNYSPWSNWGVCSAECGQGIVNRSRTCQPPTRDVSSIFCNGHPVEEMPCIAKSCISGNTTSGVCEDKHERCESWSKKGYCEQKYTKYMRKHCAVSCNICGRWGNWSDWSPCSVSCGGGIQQRTRVCDTLGCVGDYNEMASCNPQSCEVNICEDMTSSCLRIDATTKCKEAFYSSVCERTCGLCPASGPGRSACFDRHEQCTDAAADGKCNDVRFKDLCPRSCNACPGDANTGSTLPCTDKIASCKQMEQTLNCRDAYIQQNCKATCGLCEQTQAIATCEDLASTCAAMANTGQCRNPTVAESCQKSCGFCRIAQFPIGLCVDDATECPNYAAQGRCRDGRVATQCKKSCGQCTPSAAGNEVEVCVDQSTECPTYKIMGYCQNPAVQQQCRQSCEMCGGQCMDKLASCNQLADLGYCDNPDVAKSCGKSCNICQQNAALNALCKDESELCQTYAALRYCEQEQIASRCRKSCNTCPKVTSDICTDNTPSCIIYKATNLCNNTVVSTLCPLSCGTCNCKDSMSQCPMLVSTLKCTTSFVAQQCKLSCGTCPGMIKADTCKDKIRDCSLIKNLGQCQMPQWSSMCEKTCELCGVKQKCEDSLSGCSAAATMGLCNTGNINMVCRKSCRICTPVIEPLFDEEEGETEEEEWDLDEATPVETLMCEDENQNCESLRDQGLCSQKNIRDTCNMTCRVCVPVNPGKLKVDDEVCIDGTEECKLLTQGDSCSTDERIRFLCAKSCDTCVSVVGEKTSKSSECRDTIDCSDKSDKCDVPEIKKTCKKTCGVCDTEGANPNPGEYVIPTQYGQCRDLMKGCSETKCKIIGYENYIKKMCANTCGFCNVIPVVPDEYGVWGNWGSCTVSCGRGTRKRNRVCKEGQICRGDGPADYGICGKEDCEGTETSGRRVCKDYREKCAEWALVSRCKDIRYKFQMAEQCRLSCGLCEPEQLGEWSECSVPCGGGTRTRTRGNGVDIENCNTNICQYGWDQWSQWSQCDVTCGNGESMRTRECLGENEEEICDGPFEEVITCNSPSVCPDVGEWGPWVDGACDTTCGEGILKRERICRNGVPGKWGCPGKAIVTALCSMPACPTSWSLWSSWSSCTKTCGSGLKSRERKRIIYCKENVDGCPDEDEQFERCNEQECNPASWGSWQPWTSCTATCGGGSALRQRFCEKKGLRVRYTRCNGTAQNRFESGECHTQPCPAWGSWTAASECSVTCGVGVKKYLRECLHGNVGVDGCSEGDDVMYETCKNEDCNEDCQEASVPISYLNTTAFTESANDNMNGWDGRKWCLRPVAEDQWIQVDFGKNMAISGVEMEGVVYEKYMVVKSSIMTFNVSHSPEPSRFQNYYVISKQNATGPTKIRAKVTRSWKPVYDRVWRISTKLPTDFTCFYIKFSYCTYQEKLTKEKNKMDETSENGSGEMF; this comes from the exons ATGAGGCTGTGGATTGCAGCATTGATGGTTGTCGTAACGACAAACAGCGCTCTAAGTTGGGATGAAATAGAG actTCGATTCAAGCGGATAGAGTACATGACATTGTCAAACGCCAGGCTGTAGTTGAGTGTCTTGATCTTAAAGGATATTGCAAACAATGGGCAAAAAGAGGTCATTGTGCTAGGCCAAAATATCGTGCATACATGAGAAAGAATTGCAAAGTTAGCTGCGGATTGTGTAAAG AAACAAAAGTTATTGTAACTACCACGGCACCAGAAGAATGTGTTGACAATCACAGGTCGTGTGCAAAATGGAAGGagcaaaaatattgtgaaaacgCCAAGTACAGAACTTTTATGAAGCAGAAATGCAGAAAAACATGTCAATTTTGCCAAG ACACATCGGTAAGTAcaacaaaaatgtcaaaagcatCAACGATAATTCCAACCACGATAGAAGACACAACTCTTGTATCAACGACCACTGAAGGTACAACTACGCCCGCGTCAACCACTGAACTCCCGACCGCTCAATCGACAACTGTTGAACCAACca CAGAACAAAGTGAAACGTCAACTACAAAGACAACTACGCCAAAACCAACTACAACCGAATCTTTATTAGAAGAAACAACGCTTCACACTACAGATAAAACTGGCACGACAGAATATGTCCAGACTACTATGCTAGATACTACAGCAGACCCTACAACAGAAGCATTTGAAACCACTCCAAGAGATGCAACAACAGAAAGCGAGCGAACCTCTACACGCACGACTGTCGTAGAGCTAGAAGAAACTACATTATTCGAAAAAACTACCGTCGTTGACCAAACTACTTATGAACAACAAACGACCGGAGTCGTCACAACTGGCGCAGAACTTACCACAGATTTTACGTTGCCATTACTTAGCACTACAGCAATGCCAACAACGACGGAAGCCACTCCAGAAATTACCCCCATTTGGCAAGAGGAATGTGTAGATAACCTTCCTCAGTGTGGTGCAGTCGCTTCATATTGTGGGATTTTGGATGTTAGGATACAATGTCGCAAGACTTGTGGATTTTGTCAAACAAGCACTGCTGCTGCGTTTGTGACTCAACCTCAAACAACTACTTCTGAGAAACAGACAACCACAGAGATGACAACTGAGTTTATCTCTACCACTACCACTGATGCAACAACGGAAACCTCAACAAATGTGAAATCCGAATATACAACGCCAGAACCAAAAGAAACCACACCCCTGATCACTGCCACTCAAACTGTGTGTACGGACTCGATGCCAAGATGCGCTGCATTTGTTAATTATTGTAAAGCATCAGAATATGTCAGAGAAGTTTGTCCTCTTACTTGCGACAATTGTCAAGGTCGGATAAAAGTAACTGAAACAACCGAGGCGACTTCATTGACTTCCGCTGTTTCGACAACCCAAAAACCGGTGAATTTCACAACAGTGAACCAAACAACTCAAACTGCAGTCGTGACTGATAACAACATGACCACCTCCATCGAAGACTTAGCGGAAGTAACAAAAGGCAAATTAAACAGCACCGATAACATTGATGACTTTTCTTCGACCGTAACCAGCTCAACTGAAATTATACCTGAAAGCAAAATCACGGTAAATAGCACGATCATCGCCACGACTGGCAATGCAATCAATACATCTACTCTTCCAGAAGAAGAATATGTGTCCGCAGAAATAAACCTTGGAAGCACTGAGGTCACATTTTTATTATCCACTCAGGGTTCGACAGATTCTAATTCGAAAACCACTGGTGCTGCAGTACCTGAAATCACAACATCAATGCTTGTTACTGTACCAAGTTCAGAAACTCAGCAACCCACAAAAAGCCCATCAATATCATCTACACTTGATGTCAACATTGAAAACGATACAGAAGCGCTCACTACGATGCAGGCTCCAACAACTATTACCATTTCAACAGCCGCTTTTGTTAAAAACTCAACCATAGCATCCACGACTTCAGCTGGTACAGAAGAGTGCGCTGACAAATTTGAAGTGTGTTCATCATACTCGAAAGTGTTATGTGCAACAGCGGCTTTCGAACGGAATTGTCTCAGATACTGCGGTGTGTGTGATTCCCTCGAAGAAG TTCTCACCACAGCAATACCATTGTATTCAAATTTGACCACAATTAGCCCAGGAAGCTGTGAAGATTCGGGTTCGAAATGCTCAGAGTATAAGAAATATTGTACAATGTCCGAAGATGTCCGAAAACATTGTATGAAAACATGCAACAGCTGTGATGAATTTG GCAAAGCCATCACTTCACCAGTACCATCTTGTACCGATTACTCTACTGAGTGTCCAAAAATGAAATCGTATTGCATTGGATCCACGGTTTCTGAGGACGTTCGAGCGCAATGTCCAAAAACTTGTAGTCTCTGCGACGTAGAAGCGACAACTTCTCAAGATCAATCTGACGTAACAATAACCACTGCTGTACCGAGTGTCAAAGAAACAACAACTAAAATAGATGTAACTACTAAACCTG aTTGCCGAGATCACTTTGGGCAATGCGACAAATTGATATCTTTCTGCGGCACGAGGGAACAAGTAAAATCTTCCTGTCCGCTTACGTGTGGAATATGTACGCCAACCACATCCACAAACCCGGTTACATCAACGGCGGAAATAACACACCTGGCAACTTCTATGCCTACAACTGCCGTAACCTTCCGTCCAACAACAACCTCACCCCAGATAACGACCCCAGAGCCAG AAATTGAGAAGTGTGAAGACAAATTTGCCCGTTGTGGCGATATATACAGCAAATGCAACGAACCTGATTCTATAGAATATCTTCGCGTTTCGTGCCGTAAAACATGTGGATTTTGTAAAGTGAATGCTTCCGAAATAGAACATTACC GCAAAGAATGGGGCGCTTGGGGTCCATGTTCCACAACTTGTGGCCAAGGAACACAAACACGAAGACAAGCATGCGTCGATCCTAATGTTATATGCCCGCGTGATATGCCTACAGAACAACGCGGGTGTCAACTGAGAGAATGTATTGAATGTGAAAACAGATTAGCAGATGCATCATGCGAAAAGTATAAACGAAGAGGTGCTTGTGGAATGCCAGCAATTACTGGACTTTGTATGAAAACATGTGACCAATGTGAAGATTCTTCAATCACACTACCAGTCCAGGAACCACAGCAAGGCAATTATAGCCCTTGGTCCAACTGGGGAGTGTGCAGCGCGGAATGCGGGCAAGGAATTGTAAATCGCAGTCGTACTTGCCAACCACCAACACGAGATGTGAGCTCTATATTTTGCAATGGACATCCAGTTGAGGAAATGCCTTGTATTGCCAAATCTTGTATTTCCGGAA ATACTACTTCAGGAGTATGCGAAGACAAACATGAGCGTTGCGAATCATGGTCAAAGAAGGGGTATTGTGAACAAAAATATACCAAGTACATGCGCAAGCACTGCGCTGTTTCTTGCAACATCTGTGGAA GATGGGGAAATTGGAGTGATTGGTCTCCCTGCAGTGTATCGTGTGGTGGAGGAATACAGCAACGGACACGTGTATGTGATACTCTGGGCTGCGTTGGTGACTACAACGAAATGGCATCTTGCAATCCACAATCATGTGAAGTAAATATATGTGAAGACATGACTAGCTCTTGCCTCAGAATCGACGCTACGACAAAATGCAAAGAAGCATTTTACTCATCCGTATGCGAACGCACCTGTGGATTGTGCCCCGCCTCCGGCCCAGGAAGAAGTGCATGTTTCGACAGGCATGAACAATGCACTGACGCAGCCGCAGACGGTAAATGTAATGACGTACGATTCAAGGATCTTTGCCCAAGGTCATGCAACGCTTGTCCAGGTGATGCTAATACTGGATCTACTTTGCCGTGTACTGACAAGATTGCTTCTTGTAAGCAAATGGAGCAAACACTAAACTGCCGAGATGCCTACATTCAGCAGAACTGCAAAGCAACGTGTGGACTTTGTGAACAAACTCAAGCAATTGCCACCTGCGAAGATTTAGCATCAACATGCGCTGCAATGGCAAATACTGGACAGTGCCGAAATCCTACTGTAGCCGAGTCTTGTCAAAAATCATGCGGGTTTTGTAGAATAGCACAGTTTCCCATAGGACTGTGTGTTGATGACGCCACAGAATGTCCGAATTATGCAGCCCAAGGACGCTGCAGAGATGGAAGGGTTGCGACACAATGCAAAAAATCATGTGGTCAATGTACACCGTCAGCTGCAGGCAATGAAGTCGAGGTATGTGTCGATCAAAGCACAGAATGTCCCACATACAAGATAATGGGATATTGCCAAAATCCAGCAGTTCAACAACAATGCCGTCAATCGTGCGAGATGTGTGGAGGACAGTGTATGGACAAACTGGCAAGCTGCAATCAGCTTGCAGATCTCGGATACTGTGACAACCCAGATGTGGCAAAATCCTGTGGAAAGTCATGTAACATTTGTCAACAAAATG ctgcTCTGAATGCTCTATGCAAAGACGAATCAGAATTATGTCAAACTTACGCCGCTCTGAGGTACTGCGAACAAGAACAAATCGCTTCAAGGTGCAGAAAATCATGCAATACTTGTCCCAAAGTCACATCCGACATCTGCACTGATAACACACCCAGTTGTATAATATACAAAGCAACGAATTTGTGTAACAATACCGTCGTTTCAACACTCTGTCCGCTGTCATGCGGAACTTGTAATTGCAAAGATTCGATGTCACAGTGCCCAATGCTTGTGTCTACTCTGAAGTGCACGACAAGTTTTGTTGCTCAACAATGCAAGCTCTCATGCGGAACATGCCCTGGAATGATAAAAG ccGATACCTGCAAGGACAAGATAAGAGACTGCTCTTTGATTAAAAATTTGGGGCAATGCCAAATGCCACAATGGAGCTCAATGTGCGAAAAAACTTGTGAACTATGTGGCGTAAAAC aaaaatgtgaaGATTCGTTGAGCGGATGTTCAGCAGCTGCGACCATGGGACTTTGCAATACCGGTAACATTAACATGGTTTGTAGGAAATCTTGTCGAATTTGTACCCCGGTAATAGAACCTTTGTTCGACGAAGAAGAAGGAGAAACAGAAGAAGAAGAGTGGGATTTGGATGAAGCAACACCAG TGGAAACTTTGATGTGTGAAGATGAAAATCAAAACTGTGAATCATTACGTGATCAAGGTTTGTGCTCACAGAAGAATATCCGTGATACTTGCAATATGACTTGTCGAGTGTGCGTACCGGTCAACCCAGGAAAACTGAAAG TTGATGATGAAGTATGCATTGATGGTACCGAGGAATGCAAACTTCTAACGCAAGGAGACAGTTGTTCGACAGACGAGAGAATTCGATTTCTGTGTGCGAAGTCATGCGATACTTGTGTTTCAGTTGTAGGAGAGAAGACATCAA AATCTTCCGAATGTAGAGATACTATTGACTGTTCTGACAAATCAGACAAATGCGACGTGCCAGAGATCAAGAAAACCTGTAAAAAGACTTGCGGTGTTTGTGACACCGAAGGTGCAAATCCCAATCCCGGCGAATACG TTATCCCAACGCAATACGGCCAGTGCAGGGATCTAATGAAGGGCTGCTCAGAGACTAAATGCAAAataattggatacgaaaattacATCAAGAAAATGTGCGCAAACACGTGCGGATTCTGTAATGTGATTCCAG TTGTTCCAGATGAATACGGCGTATGGGGTAACTGGGGCAGTTGCACTGTGTCCTGCGGCAGAGGCACCCGTAAACGAAATCGTGTTTGCAAAGAAGGTCAAATTTGCCGAGGAGACGGTCCTGCAGATTATGGAATTTGTGGAAAAGAAGATTGCGAGGGAACGGAAACATCAGGAA GACGCGTGTGTAAAGATTACCGTGAAAAGTGTGCAGAATGGGCTTTAGTGAGCAGATGCAAAGATATAAGATATAAATTTCAGATGGCTGAGCAGTGCCGACTCTCGTGTGGACTGTGTGAACCAG AACAATTGGGTGAATGGTCGGAATGCAGTGTCCCTTGCGGTGGTGGTACAAGAACGCGAACCAGAGGCAATGGAGTGGACATTGAAAATTGTAACACGAACATTTGTCAGTACGGTTGGGATCAATGGAGTCAATGGTCTCAATGTGACGTTACTTGCGGTAATGGCGAGAGCATGAGAACAAGAGAATGTTTGGGAGAAAACGAGGAAGAAATATGCGACGGTCCCTTCGAAGAAGTTATTACATGCAACTCACCCAGTGTTTGTCCCGATGTTGGCGAGTGGGGGCCGTGGGTGGATGGCGCATGTGATACTACCTGTGGCGAGGGAATTTTGAAGAG AGAGAGAATATGTCGCAATGGAGTTCCAGGCAAATGGGGATGTCCAGGAAAAGCTATCGTAACGGCGCTATGCTCAATGCCCGCTTGTCCAACATCCTGGTCACTGTGGTCATCGTGGAGTTCGTGCACAAAAACTTGTGGGTCCGGCTTGAAATCAAGAGAAAGAAAAAGAATTATTTATTGCAAAGAAAATGTGGATGGATGCCCTGATGAAGACGAGCAATTTGAAAGATGCAACGAGCAAGAATGTAATCCAGCATCTTGGGGATCGTGGCAGCCGTGGACCTCCTGCACGGCTACGTGTGGTGGTGGAAGCGCACTTCGTCAAAGATTTTGCGAAAAAAAGG GTTTAAGAGTTCGGTATACAAGATGCAACGGAACTGCTCAGAACCGTTTTGAATCTGGGGAGTGCCATACACAACCATGTCCTGCTTGGGGATCGTGGACTGCCGCATCAGAATGCAGTGTAACTTGCGGCGTAGGCGTAAAAAAATACTTGAGAGAATGTCTGCACGGAAACGTGGGCGTCGATGGATGCAGCGAAGGCGATGATGTCATGTATGAAACCTGTAAAAACGAAGATTGTAACGAAG attgtcAAGAAGCGTCTGTACCAATTAGTTATTTGAACACCACCGCATTCACGGAATCAGCGAACGATAACATGAACGGATGGGATGGTAGAAAATGGTGCTTACGTCCCGTTGCTGAAGATCAATGGATTCAG GTGGATTTCGGTAAAAACATGGCGATCAGTGGAGTTGAAATGGAAGGGGTTGTTTATGAAAAGTACATGGTCGTGAAGTCATCGATAATGACTTTCAACGTCAGCCACTCACCTGAACCTTCAAGATTTCAAAATTACTACGTCATTAGCAAACAGAACGCGACTGGACCAACAAAGATTAGAGCCAAAGTTACAAG ATCATGGAAACCAGTCTATGACAGGGTTTGGAGGATATCGACGAAACTGCCGACCGATTTCACTTgtttttacatcaaattttcTTATTGTACTTATCAAGAGAAACTaacgaaagaaaaaaataaaatggatgAAACTTCAGAAAACGGTTCAGGAGAAATGTTTTAA